A segment of the Sphingobacterium oryzagri genome:
CCGGCGAAGAATCTAACTTTCTGGACCGGCATTACAGCGAGCAAGGCGCCCGTATCAGCCACGATAAGCAAGAGGTTTTTCAATGCGATATTATCATCAAGATCGCGAGCCCAACCTTGGAAGAAGTCGGCCTGATGAAAAATAAACAGGTACTGATGTCGTCACATCAACCCTCATTGATGGAGCTAAGCGTGTTGCAAGCCCTTACCCGCAAGCAAATAACCGCACTTTCTTATGAATATTTAAAAGATGAAGGTGGGCACCTAACCGTGGTGCGAGCAATGAGCGAAATCGTGGGTGCAACATCGGTGTTGATTGCGGCAGAGTACCTCAGTAATATATTTGACGGTAAGGGATTGATGTTGGGCGGAGTTACCGGCGTGCCGCCCACCGAAATGGTGATCATTGGTGCGGGCACGGTGGGTGAATATGCTGCACGAACGGCTATAGCGCTGGGCGCGCAGGTAAAAGTGTTTGACAGCTCCGTTTACCGCTTACGTCGATTGCAAAATAATGTCGGCAGCCGCGTATTTACCTCGGTTATCCAGCCGATTGTGTTGAACAAAGCTGTGCGATCTTGTGATGTGGTGATCGGAGCGGTACGCGCCACCAATGGCCGATCGCCCTGTATTATCTCGGAAGATACGGTTTCGAAAATGAAACCAAATTCCGTGTTGATCGATGTAAGTATAGATCAGGGTGGTTGTTTCGAAACATCGGAGGTGACGACGCACGACAAGCCCGTGTTTCGGAAATACGATGTAATTCACTACTGTGTGCCTAATATTGCTTCACGCGTAGCGCGAACAGCGACGTACGCGCTGACCAATATTTTCACGCCACTGTTGTTGCAGATTGGAGAAAGTGGCGGGATGAACAACATGATCTGGGCAGATAAGTGTATACGTAGTGCGATATACCTGTACCAAGGTATGTTAACCAACAAGGATATGGCCGACAAGTTTAACCTGCCGTCCAAAGACCTCGACCTTTTAATTGTGGCTAATCAATAATATGAAACTTATCTATACGGTCCTGTTTGTGGTTTTACTCAATTATTACACGTTAGCGCAAGAAAAAGCTGCGCTATACGCCGAAATTCCGAATGCGACGAAAAGTGCGGAGGCGCTAGGGCAGGAAAATATTCCAATGCTTTACCTCTATGATGTTAAAGGCGCAAAAGATGCTGTTTTAATTATTCCTGGTGGCGGATATCAGCATGTGGCTATTAATCACGAAGGGCATGAGGTGGCTAAAGAGTTTAACGAGCATGGCTATAGTGCCTTTGTGTTGTACTATAGACTGCCTAAAGAGGAAACGATGCTCGATCGCAAGATCGGTCCTTTGCAGGATGCGCAACGTGCTATGCAATATATTGGCGAGCATTATCAATTTAATAAGGTTGGCGTATTGGGTTTTTCGGCTGGCGGGCATCTCGCAGCGTCGTTATCGAACCACTTTGACGACCTGAAAATTGATAATAAGGCTGCCGTAAAAATCCGGCCAGATTTTTCGGTCTTGGTATATCCCGTGATTTCGATGGAAGAGGGCATTACGCACCAGGGATCGAAAAAAAATCTGCTTGGTGAGAATCCATCAGCGGCCGATGAAGCCTATTTTTCGTTGGAAAAGCAGGTTTTCAAAAAAACGCCGCCTACTTTTTTGGTTCATGCAGAAGATGACAATGCTGTCATACTGGCCAACACCCAGCGCTATAAAGCGGCTTTGGATAAGGCAAAAGTGCCCGGCGCGGTATTTTTATATCAAGCGGGTGGACATGGATTTGGCCTGCTGAATAAAACGGATGAGCGAAAATGGTCTGCTGAAATGTTTAACTGGTTAAAAAAAATAAAATGAAAAAAGGATTGCTATTAATCTGCTTATGTTTGGCTCTTGGTGTAGCTAGCGCACAGGAATGGAAGGTCGGGTTGCAACAGCTGGTGCCGTCTTTTGTGTTGAAAAATAAACAAGGGCAGACCGTTTCTATAGACTCTTTGCGTGGCAAAGTGGTGCTGATCAACTTTTTCGCAACTTGGTGTCCGCCGTGCCGTGCAGAGCTTCCGCGTTTGCAAGCCGAGGTCTGGGATAAATGGTCGAAAAGGGATGATTTTTATGTAATGGTGCTGGCTCGTGAAGAAGGTTGGGATAAACTTGATCCGTTTATCGCTAACACTGGTTATACTTTTCCGATATTTCCAGACTTGAAACGCGAGGTATTTTCGCTATTTGCCGAATCGCAAATTCCGCGTAATGTGCTGATCGACCAGGAAGGCAAGATCATCTACCAGTCGATAGGCTATGAGGCGGCAGAATTTACTGGGCTGGTGAAACTGATCGAAAAAACGCTGGCTAAGTAAGAAACTATACCGGAAATTCGATATGCCGACGAATCGCTACGTCAGCCATGCTGCCTATTTCCATCACATCGCCTGGTTGCAAAATAGCGTGTAATACCAAATCTGCTTTTTGCAGCACCAATTCTTTGTAAAAGCCACGAAAGCGGATGTCTTTCACACGGAACGTTCCTTGCGGATTTATGGTATACGTCACATCTTCCTGATGGATGCCGATTGCCGCAGCAGCTGTTGTTATGCCCAGTAGAGCAGCCTGTGCTGGCTGGAGAATATTGCTTTTGGCGAGCAGCTGCGCCGTGTAGCTGTGTGATGGCGAATAATATAAATTTTCCGGGCTGCCCTGCTCGATGATTTTCGCATCTTTCATCACGATCAGCTCGTCTGCCATGGCCAATACTTCTGTGGGGTCGTGCGATACCAGTAAAATGGTGAGCCCCGTTTCGGCTACGATATGACGAATGTCTTGCTGTAAAGCATCACGAAATGCGGCATCAACCTGGTTAAACGGCTCGTCCATAAGCAATACTTCGGGTTCGTTTATCAAAGCGCGCGCAATGGCTACGCGCTGCTTCTCGCCACCGCTCAAATCGGCCACGCGCTGCTGTGCTAAATGATCGATTTTCAGCTTCGCTAATGTTTCACGTGTCTTATCTTCTTTTTTTGCTAAGTTGGTGTTCGGCAATTGGGAAGCGATATTATCCCAGACCTTTGCATAAAGGTTGAGGTCGTCAAATCCCTGCGAAACCAACCGCATAGCATCATGACCGGGAATAAGTTTGTCTTTTCGTGTAGGCACCAGCCAACCTTTATACCGTACCTCACCGTGCGATGGAATGAGCAATCCGTAAATCAGCTTTAACAAGGTGCTTTTTCCACTGCCCGACTCGCCTATAATGGCGGTAATCTGTGCGGCCTGAATATTAAAATCGACCTTATCAATTGCGGTAACCTGTTGTTTGGCGTCAAAAACATGCGAGAGCTGTTCGCCATGAATCAGGGAAAGACCCGGCCGTTGTTGATCATTTGGAATATACTGACAAGAAGCGCTTTGTTGTGCCATAAATGCGTGTGCCGAACATTTTTTTGTTCGGCACAAAAGTAAGCATTTATATTTTAACAGCTCGGAGCCGCGTCGCTCATTAAAAGCCTAAAGTAAGACCAAATGTAAAGTTATTGACATTTTGCTGTACCGGACTGTTTTCAAACATATCATTTAGATAGTATTTAGCAAAAACCCCAAAAGAATCGAAACCTACGCGGGTAAATACACCATATTGGAAACTGGCCAGGTTGTAGTTGTCGCGAAATTTTTGACGGCCATACTCAGGGCTTCGAAGCCGCTGTGTACCTTTCAGCAGCACGCCGGTCATTGCGCCAAAAGCGATTTTCGCGCGATCCCCATGTCTGTTTTTTCTGCTTCTCAGCTCAAAGGTAAGCGGCACGCGCAGGTAAGTAGACGTGAGCACATTTCTACTATAGGCCACATCGGAATCTCGGTAAGCGAGCGGCGTAGCGTCGGTATCTAAGATAATGTTACTCTTGAGGCGCAGGTAGTTCCATTCGAAACCAGTAGATAGATACATTTTAAACATATCTGTAAACCGTAAGCCAATCTGAGCAACATCAAAACCAAAATTGGAAGCTCTGCTGTAGTCTAAAAACTGGTTATCTGGTGAGAGCGTGAAGCTGCCATCGTCGATAAGCCTCGAGAAGCCCCAATCAATGCGCGTAAAGGTGATCCCACCGAATAGTCGCGGGTATTTAATTGGTTTGCCATCTGTGTCTACATCTTTTTTGCCAAGCGTAGGTTCCATCTCCATGTCAAACTTTTTGACACTGGTCGAGTCGCTCTCCTGTTCTTGTGCATAACCTGTGGTTTGCAACAGCATAGCTAAGATAATTAGCGGCAGTAGATAGTGTAATCGTGTATTTTTCATAGCGGTTATTTTCGTTTTCTGTTTCTATTTTTTACAAGCGAGTTAAATATGTCAATTCGAAGGGATCCTTCTTCGTCATTGCTAAAGTGTATGGTTTTGTTTTCATCCGGATTTACGACTTCGGATATTTTATTGAGCAGACCGGGAACTAAGCCCACGCTGTTGGGCGACTGAGCTGCCAGCATGGTTTCTTCCTCCTCAGGATTTTCAATAAGCGGTTGTATCGGGTCGATTTCAACTACCTGATGCCTTTTCAATTTTTCGTCGCTATACGCTTGTTCGTTTGTCTGAAGCTTCGCTACGGAAAGGTCCGGCAAAGAAGATACACTTGTGCGCGCCAGTGTTGGTTTGTTGTGCACGGCCGTCGTCCGGTTAGTTGATGATACTTCCGTGCCGCGCAGGGCAGCGACAAGCTTGGCGTTGCCTGGCTTTTCGGATGGCGCGACTTTTTCTAATTGCGCAATTTTACCTTCCGTTGCGCCGTTTTGATCCGAAGTAACGTTATCGACAGGTGGTTGCGCAGGAATCGGAGTTTTCGGCGTAAAATCCTGCCGTGCAGTTTGTTGTTGTCGTTGTGTGTTCTCCGCATGTTGCACAGCCCAAATGCTTACGCTTAACACAACGGCGACTGCTGCTGCGTACCGAACCCAGCTCTTCCGC
Coding sequences within it:
- a CDS encoding TlpA family protein disulfide reductase, whose translation is MKKGLLLICLCLALGVASAQEWKVGLQQLVPSFVLKNKQGQTVSIDSLRGKVVLINFFATWCPPCRAELPRLQAEVWDKWSKRDDFYVMVLAREEGWDKLDPFIANTGYTFPIFPDLKREVFSLFAESQIPRNVLIDQEGKIIYQSIGYEAAEFTGLVKLIEKTLAK
- a CDS encoding ABC transporter ATP-binding protein gives rise to the protein MAQQSASCQYIPNDQQRPGLSLIHGEQLSHVFDAKQQVTAIDKVDFNIQAAQITAIIGESGSGKSTLLKLIYGLLIPSHGEVRYKGWLVPTRKDKLIPGHDAMRLVSQGFDDLNLYAKVWDNIASQLPNTNLAKKEDKTRETLAKLKIDHLAQQRVADLSGGEKQRVAIARALINEPEVLLMDEPFNQVDAAFRDALQQDIRHIVAETGLTILLVSHDPTEVLAMADELIVMKDAKIIEQGSPENLYYSPSHSYTAQLLAKSNILQPAQAALLGITTAAAAIGIHQEDVTYTINPQGTFRVKDIRFRGFYKELVLQKADLVLHAILQPGDVMEIGSMADVAIRRHIEFPV
- a CDS encoding alanine dehydrogenase; the protein is MNDISKIAHNAIFQTQEALASIGKSRNTLKIGVPKEISFQEKRIPLTPLSVALLVEYGHEVVIEAGAGEESNFLDRHYSEQGARISHDKQEVFQCDIIIKIASPTLEEVGLMKNKQVLMSSHQPSLMELSVLQALTRKQITALSYEYLKDEGGHLTVVRAMSEIVGATSVLIAAEYLSNIFDGKGLMLGGVTGVPPTEMVIIGAGTVGEYAARTAIALGAQVKVFDSSVYRLRRLQNNVGSRVFTSVIQPIVLNKAVRSCDVVIGAVRATNGRSPCIISEDTVSKMKPNSVLIDVSIDQGGCFETSEVTTHDKPVFRKYDVIHYCVPNIASRVARTATYALTNIFTPLLLQIGESGGMNNMIWADKCIRSAIYLYQGMLTNKDMADKFNLPSKDLDLLIVANQ
- a CDS encoding outer membrane beta-barrel protein, which produces MKNTRLHYLLPLIILAMLLQTTGYAQEQESDSTSVKKFDMEMEPTLGKKDVDTDGKPIKYPRLFGGITFTRIDWGFSRLIDDGSFTLSPDNQFLDYSRASNFGFDVAQIGLRFTDMFKMYLSTGFEWNYLRLKSNIILDTDATPLAYRDSDVAYSRNVLTSTYLRVPLTFELRSRKNRHGDRAKIAFGAMTGVLLKGTQRLRSPEYGRQKFRDNYNLASFQYGVFTRVGFDSFGVFAKYYLNDMFENSPVQQNVNNFTFGLTLGF
- a CDS encoding alpha/beta hydrolase, which gives rise to MKLIYTVLFVVLLNYYTLAQEKAALYAEIPNATKSAEALGQENIPMLYLYDVKGAKDAVLIIPGGGYQHVAINHEGHEVAKEFNEHGYSAFVLYYRLPKEETMLDRKIGPLQDAQRAMQYIGEHYQFNKVGVLGFSAGGHLAASLSNHFDDLKIDNKAAVKIRPDFSVLVYPVISMEEGITHQGSKKNLLGENPSAADEAYFSLEKQVFKKTPPTFLVHAEDDNAVILANTQRYKAALDKAKVPGAVFLYQAGGHGFGLLNKTDERKWSAEMFNWLKKIK